From a single Nymphaea colorata isolate Beijing-Zhang1983 chromosome 4, ASM883128v2, whole genome shotgun sequence genomic region:
- the LOC116252135 gene encoding histone-lysine N-methyltransferase SUVR5 isoform X1 — MPGQVSPVDTCGQGKNLMEIDCPEVVHEDGLPNGVHKGEAASTVDRSQSRLDCGPSNGTHDKQVGLLNKDRENCNTVEELADLHQEKDTLIRADLAKETEGESKDEVLLSVSDVTPAGEVSKAQSSDVYGHKQTMKIAQNSIAVEERMAEALFTSETCKRKDLEVWQGLPDDGHQGRDMIGDSFREQKASAVTISASECEISRQVSGGGSVSHQENAENMDQDVSIALWVKWRGKWQAGIRCSRDDCPLSTLKAKPTHGRKKYIVVFFPQSRIHCWADTSLICSITERPEPLAYRTHYIGMELVKDLNAPRRFIMQKLAATMLDTSDKLHIEAVVESARKVTAWKEFAKEASKCETYSDLGRMLLKLQNMILSNYISSGWLEHSFNSWACQCQNARSAESVEILMKELMDTVLWDEVSDLWDAPEQPNLGSEWKIMKQEAMKLLSISHPVASTVEGDQKNCVDMVVSGLPISRKRQKLEVRRSETHQSSIVPHSDEPHLQAVNQETSEMVNDTGCVKDVLAVQKHEEDNFLEEKMLVGPGGNGLEQSSGFVAKDVQQVYPQTVDVSAPLGSGTSSNLEIVVHAASSSGKKDRQCIAFVESKGRQCGRWANVGDIYCAKHLNFVSPQNVSKPKQPLSLSPSSLPLCGGTTTSGKRCKHRSRDGSGYCLKHKDASYQMLQIPGPSGLSINKLKRKRRRKRKSSRYVGLETVTGKEIVLVDDVPLQESSRLSMAHVDLYQQMYMIENHVLASSSTATKGYSQDVRRCYGWCRKNDDQCLRKPKHDSSFCEKHTPSWFNCDNQYISYEIFNDLVSSVSSGKQKAHLYRASELLYELMKNSLAEGIIQDMSRERFMEKILSDVSGDKSVAENLLRLVSGEREKLKRIWGFDENKETNCTAHISSIMAEPLVPAAREHNHNSVVEQMKRCKFCPESFSDDQSLGLHWIKSHKKEAQWLFRGYACGICKVSFTNRKVLIGHVEERHAGQPVDQSILFLCMTCNNHFSSFEQLWLHVVAAHSADLSTQDIQHHKQSLKSSMHGNFEGQPKMECSQKLSPKKRKTSEKHSVGQHHADRKFFCRFCGLKFDLLPDLGRHHQAAHMGPNSMTPFSPKKSDHSISSRHNLEKHLQHRLKNSSPEINRTSSFGVKEPLERLDFERSKMLGRQTELNERANVKSMERYCSDIAKILFSAVQRTKPRPSSLDILAIARTTCCRANLHATLEMKYGSLPEKLYLKAAKLCSELNVQIQWHQDGYICPKGCKPLADQSVSLSPLPHDFSKTPSLPSDSWFLSSDANGTAWEMDESHCIFKAVSKLRSFKSIVLCEDLSFGKEAVPVPCVVDEYLTNSFYTYTDGVHRGGGPDLCMPWKDFTYITTRMLDPSLGLDTKSSQLGCTCPGGTCSPDVCDHVYLFNNDYENAVDIHGKSMRGRFPYDKNGQIILEEGFLVYECNSLCSCDMTCQNRVLQKGVQVKLEVYKTENKGWAVRAGEAIPRGAFVCEYLGEVLDDQNANKRGERYDSEGCSYLYDIDAHIEENGLNEGAVPYVIDATKYGNVARFINHSCSPNLMNYQVLVESMDCQLAHIGLYASRDIAAGEELAYDYRYKLLPGKGCPCHCGAANCRGRLY; from the exons ATGCCAGGACAAGTTTCACCTGTTGATACATGTGGTCAAGGAAAAAATCTAATGGAAATTGATTGCCCAGAAGTTGTTCATGAAGATGGCCTTCCAAATGGTGTACACAAAGGGGAAGCTGCCTCAACAGTAGACAGGTCTCAGAGTAGGCTAGACTGTGGACCATCAAACGGAACCCATGACAAACAAGTTGGTTTGCTTAATAAAGATAGGGAGAATTGCAACACAGTGGAGGAATTAGCTGATCTCCACCAGGAAAAAGACACATTGATTAGAGCAGATCTGGCAAAAGAAACAGAGGGTGAATCCAAAGATGAAGTGCTGTTGTCAGTTTCGGACGTAACACCAGCTGGGGAAGTGAGCAAAGCCCAATCCTCGGATGTGTATGGTCATAAGCAAACAATGAAGATTGCTCAAAATAGTATAGCTGTTGAAGAACGAATGGCTGAAGCACTGTTTACTTCAGAAACTTGTAAGAGGAAGGATTTGGAAGTTTGGCAAGGATTACCAGACGATGGACATCAAGGTCGTGATATGATAGGAGATTCTTTCAGAGAGCAGAAAGCAAGTGCAGTCACTATTTCAGCTTCTGAATGTGAGATTAGCAGGCAAGTCTCAGGTGGTGGATCAGTTAGTCACCAAGAAAATGCTGAAAACATGGACCAAGATGTTTCTATAGCATTGTGGGTCAAG TGGAGAGGAAAGTGGCAGGCTGGGATCCGGTGTTCAAGAGATGATTGCCCTTTGTCAACATTGAAAGCTAAACCTACGCATGGAAGGAAAAAGTATATTGTTGTGTTTTTCCCTCAGTCACGCATACACTGTTGGGCTGACACATCGCTGATATGTTCCATCACTGAGCGACCAGAACCTCTTGCTTATAGAACGCATTACATTGGTATGGAACTGGTGAAGGACCTGAATGCTCCACGGCGCTTTATTATGCAAAAGCTTGCAGCTACCATGCTTGATACTAGTGATAAGCTACATATTGAA GCTGTGGTAGAAAGTGCTCGCAAGGTTACTGCATGGAAAGAATTTGCAAAGGAGGCATCCAAATGTGAAACTTATTCTGATCTTGGCAGGATGTTATTAAAGCTTCAAAAT ATGATTCTTTCCAACTACATTTCTTCTGGTTGGCTGGAACATTCTTTCAACTCCTGGGCATGCCAATGCCAGAATGCAAGGAGTGCTGAATCCGTTGAGATACTTATGAAG GAGCTTATGGATACTGTGCTCTGGGATGAAGTCTCTGACCTTTGGGATGCACCAGAACAGCCAAATTTGGGATCAGAGTGGAAAATTATGAAGCAAGAGGCTATGAAATTGCTTTCAATATCTCATCCTGTGGCTAGTACTGTTGAAGGGGATCAGAAGAACTGCGTTGACATGGTGGTTTCAGGTCTTCCAATCAGTAGAAAGAGGCAGAAGCTTGAAGTGCGTCGATCAGAAACACATCAGTCTTCAATAGTACCACACAGTGATGAACCTCATTTACAGGCTGTCAATCAAGAAACTTCAGAAATGGTCAATGACACTGGCTGTGTAAAAGATGTTTTGGCTGTTCAGAAGCACGAAGAGGACAAttttttggaggaaaaaatgCTTGTAGGGCCTGGAGGAAATGGGTTGGAGCAATCAAGTGGCTTTGTTGCTAAAGATGTCCAACAGGTCTATCCTCAGACTGTAGATGTATCTGCTCCTCTTGGCAGTGGCACTTCGAGTAATCTAGAAATTGTTGTCCATGCTGCATCTTCATCTGGGAAGAAGGACCGGCAATGTATAGCGTTTGTTGAATCTAAAGGAAGACAATGTGGCAGGTGGGCAAATGTTGGGGACATTTACTGTGCCAAGCATCTCAATTTTGTTTCTCCTCAAAATGTTTCTAAACCAAAACAACCTCTATCTTTGTCTCCTTCAAGTTTACCACTCTGTGGAGGCACAACCACTAGCGGGAAAAGGTGCAAGCACCGGTCTCGAGATGGATCTGGTTATTGCTTAAAACATAAGGATGCTAGCTATCAGATGCTTCAGATTCCTGGACCTTCAGGTTTATCTATAAATAAACTTAAAAGGAAACGTCGCAGGAAGCGGAAATCCAGCAGGTATGTTGGCTTAGAGACTGTTACTGGAAAGGAAATTGTTTTAGTAGATGATGTTCCTTTGCAAGAAAGTTCAAGGTTAAGCATGGCACATGTAGACCTTTATCAGCAAATGTATATGATAGAAAACCATGTGTTGGCTAGTTCATCTACTGCTACGAAAGGTTACAGCCAGGATGTACGACGCTGCTATGGTTGGTGTCGTAAAAATGATGATCAATGTTTGCGCAAGCCAAAGCATGATTCTTCCTTCTGTGAGAAACATACACCAAGCTGGTTTAATTGTGATAATCAGTATATATCCTATGAGATTTTTAATGATCTTGTTAGCAGTGTTAGTTCAGGGAAACAGAAAGCGCATCTGTATCGAGCTTCTGAACTCCTTTACGAGCTTATGAAAAATAGCCTTGCTGAGGGTATTATACAAGATATGTCTAGAGAGAGGTTCATGGAGAAGATTCTTTCTGATGTTTCTGGTGACAAAAGTGTAGCAGAAAACTTGTTGAGGTTGGTTTCTGGTGAACGAGAAAAACTTAAAAGGATTTGGGGCTttgatgaaaataaagaaacaaattgcaCAGCACATATTTCCTCAATTATGGCAGAACCTCTTGTGCCTGCAGCACGTGAGCATAACCATAATTCAGTGGTTGAACAGATGAAACGATGTAAGTTCTGCCCAGAATCTTTCTCTGATGACCAATCACTTGGTCTGCATTGGATAAAGAGCCACAAGAAAGAAGCTCAGTGGCTGTTTAGGGGATATGCATGTGGCATATGTAAGGTCTCATTTACTAACAGAAAAGTTCTTATTGGGCATGTAGAAGAGAGACATGCTGGACAACCTGTTGACCAGAGTATACTGTTTCTTTGTATGACGTGTAATAACCATTTCAGCAGTTTTGAACAATTGTGGCTCCATGTAGTTGCAGCACATTCAGCTGATCTAAGTACACAAGATATCCAACACCATAAGCAGTCCCTCAAGTCAAGTATGCATGGCAATTTTGAAGGACAACCAAAGATGGAATGCAGCCAAAAACTGTCCCCTAAGAAACGTAAAACCTCGGAGAAACATTCTGTTGGTCAGCATCATGCTGATCGAAAATTTTTTTGCCGATTTTGTGGATTGAAGTTTGACCTGCTGCCAGATCTTGGCAGGCATCATCAAGCTGCACACATGGGTCCAAATTCCATGACCCCCTTCTCTCCAAAAAAATCTGACCATTCTATTTCATCCAGGCACAACCTCGAGAAGCATTTGCAACATAGGCTGAAGAACAGTTCTCCTGAAATCAACAGAACATCTTCATTTGGTGTAAAGGAGCCCTTGGAGAGACTGGATTTTGAGAGGTCCAAAATGTTAGGACGGCAAACTGAACTCAATGAGAGAGCAAATGTTAAGTCCATGGAAAGGTATTGTTCAGATATTGCAAAGATCTTGTTCTCTGCAGTTCAAAGAACAAAGCCCCGCCCCAGCAGCCTTGACATATTAGCAATTGCCCGGACTACATGCTGCAGAGCAAACCTTCATGCTACATTAGAAATGAAGTATGGTTCTCTGCCAGAAAAGCTATATCTCAAGGCAGCTAAGCTCTGCAGTGAATTAAACGTCCAAATTCAATGGCACCAAGATGGTTATATCTGCCCAAAGGGCTGCAAACCCCTTGCAGACCAATCAGTTTCTCTTTCACCCCTTCCCCATGATTTCTCTAAAACACCATCACTGCCCTCAGATTCATGGTTTCTTTCATCAGATGCTAATGGTACAGCGTGGGAGATGGATGAAAGCCATTGCATATTTAAAGCTGTTTCCAAGCTTAGATCTTTTAAATCCATTGTTTTATGTGAAGACTTGAGTTTTGGGAAAGAGGCAGTTCCAGTACCATGTGTGGTGGATGAATACTTAACTAATTCATtctatacatatactgatggtGTCCATAGAGGTGGTGGTCCTGACCTTTGCATGCCGTGGAAGGATTTTACTTATATTACCACAAGAATGCTGGATCCATCCCTTGGTCTTGATACAAAA AGCTCTCAACTGGGATGCACTTGTCCTGGTGGAACCTGTTCTCCTGATGTTTGTGATCATGTTTACCTTTTCAACAATGACTATGAAAATGCTGTTGATATTCATGGGAAGTCAATGCGCGGTCGATTTCCTTATGACAAAAATGGCCAGATAATTTTGGAG GAGGGGTTCCTGGTCTATGAGTGCAATTCACTCTGTAGCTGCGATATGACTTGTCAGAACAGGGTTCTGCAAAAAGGTGTGCAAGTAAAATTAGAGGTCTACAAGACAGAGAATAAG GGGTGGGCTGTTCGAGCTGGTGAGGCAATTCCCCGTGGAGCATTTGTATGTGAATACCTTGGTGAAGTTCTAGACGATCAAAATGCCAATAAAAGGGGAGAGAG GTATGATAGTGAAGGGTGCAGCTACCTTTATGATATTGATGCCCATATTGAAGAGAATGGTCTGAATGAAGGTGCAGTACCTTATGTTATCGATGCCACAAAGTATGGAAATGTTGCTCGTTTCATAAATCACAG CTGTTCGCCAAACCTTATGAATTACCAGGTTCTCGTGGAAAGCATGGATTGCCAGCTTGCGCATATTGGTCTCTATGCCAGCAGAGAT ATAGCTGCAGGGGAAGAACTAGCTTACGATTACCGCTACAAGCTATTACCAGGCAAAGGCTGTCCTTGTCACTGTGGTGCTGCAAATTGTCGTGGTCGTCTCTACTGA
- the LOC116252135 gene encoding histone-lysine N-methyltransferase SUVR5 isoform X2, whose product MPGQVSPVDTCGQGKNLMEIDCPEVVHEDGLPNGVHKGEAASTVDRSQSRLDCGPSNGTHDKQVGLLNKDRENCNTVEELADLHQEKDTLIRADLAKETEGESKDEVLLSVSDVTPAGEVSKAQSSDVYGHKQTMKIAQNSIAVEERMAEALFTSETCKRKDLEVWQGLPDDGHQGRDMIGDSFREQKASAVTISASECEISRQVSGGGSVSHQENAENMDQDVSIALWVKWRGKWQAGIRCSRDDCPLSTLKAKPTHGRKKYIVVFFPQSRIHCWADTSLICSITERPEPLAYRTHYIGMELVKDLNAPRRFIMQKLAATMLDTSDKLHIEAVVESARKVTAWKEFAKEASKCETYSDLGRMLLKLQNMILSNYISSGWLEHSFNSWACQCQNARSAESVEILMKELMDTVLWDEVSDLWDAPEQPNLGSEWKIMKQEAMKLLSISHPVASTVEGDQKNCVDMVVSGLPISRKRQKLEVRRSETHQSSIVPHSDEPHLQAVNQETSEMVNDTGCVKDVLAVQKHEEDNFLEEKMLVGPGGNGLEQSSGFVAKDVQQVYPQTVDVSAPLGSGTSSNLEIVVHAASSSGKKDRQCIAFVESKGRQCGRWANVGDIYCAKHLNFVSPQNVSKPKQPLSLSPSSLPLCGGTTTSGKRCKHRSRDGSGYCLKHKDASYQMLQIPGPSGLSINKLKRKRRRKRKSSRYVGLETVTGKEIVLVDDVPLQESSRLSMAHVDLYQQMYMIENHVLASSSTATKGYSQDVRRCYGWCRKNDDQCLRKPKHDSSFCEKHTPSWFNCDNQYISYEIFNDLVSSVSSGKQKAHLYRASELLYELMKNSLAEGIIQDMSRERFMEKILSDVSGDKSVAENLLRLVSGEREKLKRIWGFDENKETNCTAHISSIMAEPLVPAAREHNHNSVVEQMKRCKFCPESFSDDQSLGLHWIKSHKKEAQWLFRGYACGICKVSFTNRKVLIGHVEERHAGQPVDQSILFLCMTCNNHFSSFEQLWLHVVAAHSADLSTQDIQHHKQSLKSSMHGNFEGQPKMECSQKLSPKKRKTSEKHSVGQHHADRKFFCRFCGLKFDLLPDLGRHHQAAHMGPNSMTPFSPKKSDHSISSRHNLEKHLQHRLKNSSPEINRTSSFGVKEPLERLDFERSKMLGRQTELNERANVKSMERYCSDIAKILFSAVQRTKPRPSSLDILAIARTTCCRANLHATLEMKYGSLPEKLYLKAAKLCSELNVQIQWHQDGYICPKGCKPLADQSVSLSPLPHDFSKTPSLPSDSWFLSSDANGTAWEMDESHCIFKAVSKLRSFKSIVLCEDLSFGKEAVPVPCVVDEYLTNSFYTYTDGVHRGGGPDLCMPWKDFTYITTRMLDPSLGLDTKSSQLGCTCPGGTCSPDVCDHVYLFNNDYENAVDIHGKSMRGRFPYDKNGQIILEEGFLVYECNSLCSCDMTCQNRVLQKGVQVKLEVYKTENKGWAVRAGEAIPRGAFVCEYLGEVLDDQNANKRGESL is encoded by the exons ATGCCAGGACAAGTTTCACCTGTTGATACATGTGGTCAAGGAAAAAATCTAATGGAAATTGATTGCCCAGAAGTTGTTCATGAAGATGGCCTTCCAAATGGTGTACACAAAGGGGAAGCTGCCTCAACAGTAGACAGGTCTCAGAGTAGGCTAGACTGTGGACCATCAAACGGAACCCATGACAAACAAGTTGGTTTGCTTAATAAAGATAGGGAGAATTGCAACACAGTGGAGGAATTAGCTGATCTCCACCAGGAAAAAGACACATTGATTAGAGCAGATCTGGCAAAAGAAACAGAGGGTGAATCCAAAGATGAAGTGCTGTTGTCAGTTTCGGACGTAACACCAGCTGGGGAAGTGAGCAAAGCCCAATCCTCGGATGTGTATGGTCATAAGCAAACAATGAAGATTGCTCAAAATAGTATAGCTGTTGAAGAACGAATGGCTGAAGCACTGTTTACTTCAGAAACTTGTAAGAGGAAGGATTTGGAAGTTTGGCAAGGATTACCAGACGATGGACATCAAGGTCGTGATATGATAGGAGATTCTTTCAGAGAGCAGAAAGCAAGTGCAGTCACTATTTCAGCTTCTGAATGTGAGATTAGCAGGCAAGTCTCAGGTGGTGGATCAGTTAGTCACCAAGAAAATGCTGAAAACATGGACCAAGATGTTTCTATAGCATTGTGGGTCAAG TGGAGAGGAAAGTGGCAGGCTGGGATCCGGTGTTCAAGAGATGATTGCCCTTTGTCAACATTGAAAGCTAAACCTACGCATGGAAGGAAAAAGTATATTGTTGTGTTTTTCCCTCAGTCACGCATACACTGTTGGGCTGACACATCGCTGATATGTTCCATCACTGAGCGACCAGAACCTCTTGCTTATAGAACGCATTACATTGGTATGGAACTGGTGAAGGACCTGAATGCTCCACGGCGCTTTATTATGCAAAAGCTTGCAGCTACCATGCTTGATACTAGTGATAAGCTACATATTGAA GCTGTGGTAGAAAGTGCTCGCAAGGTTACTGCATGGAAAGAATTTGCAAAGGAGGCATCCAAATGTGAAACTTATTCTGATCTTGGCAGGATGTTATTAAAGCTTCAAAAT ATGATTCTTTCCAACTACATTTCTTCTGGTTGGCTGGAACATTCTTTCAACTCCTGGGCATGCCAATGCCAGAATGCAAGGAGTGCTGAATCCGTTGAGATACTTATGAAG GAGCTTATGGATACTGTGCTCTGGGATGAAGTCTCTGACCTTTGGGATGCACCAGAACAGCCAAATTTGGGATCAGAGTGGAAAATTATGAAGCAAGAGGCTATGAAATTGCTTTCAATATCTCATCCTGTGGCTAGTACTGTTGAAGGGGATCAGAAGAACTGCGTTGACATGGTGGTTTCAGGTCTTCCAATCAGTAGAAAGAGGCAGAAGCTTGAAGTGCGTCGATCAGAAACACATCAGTCTTCAATAGTACCACACAGTGATGAACCTCATTTACAGGCTGTCAATCAAGAAACTTCAGAAATGGTCAATGACACTGGCTGTGTAAAAGATGTTTTGGCTGTTCAGAAGCACGAAGAGGACAAttttttggaggaaaaaatgCTTGTAGGGCCTGGAGGAAATGGGTTGGAGCAATCAAGTGGCTTTGTTGCTAAAGATGTCCAACAGGTCTATCCTCAGACTGTAGATGTATCTGCTCCTCTTGGCAGTGGCACTTCGAGTAATCTAGAAATTGTTGTCCATGCTGCATCTTCATCTGGGAAGAAGGACCGGCAATGTATAGCGTTTGTTGAATCTAAAGGAAGACAATGTGGCAGGTGGGCAAATGTTGGGGACATTTACTGTGCCAAGCATCTCAATTTTGTTTCTCCTCAAAATGTTTCTAAACCAAAACAACCTCTATCTTTGTCTCCTTCAAGTTTACCACTCTGTGGAGGCACAACCACTAGCGGGAAAAGGTGCAAGCACCGGTCTCGAGATGGATCTGGTTATTGCTTAAAACATAAGGATGCTAGCTATCAGATGCTTCAGATTCCTGGACCTTCAGGTTTATCTATAAATAAACTTAAAAGGAAACGTCGCAGGAAGCGGAAATCCAGCAGGTATGTTGGCTTAGAGACTGTTACTGGAAAGGAAATTGTTTTAGTAGATGATGTTCCTTTGCAAGAAAGTTCAAGGTTAAGCATGGCACATGTAGACCTTTATCAGCAAATGTATATGATAGAAAACCATGTGTTGGCTAGTTCATCTACTGCTACGAAAGGTTACAGCCAGGATGTACGACGCTGCTATGGTTGGTGTCGTAAAAATGATGATCAATGTTTGCGCAAGCCAAAGCATGATTCTTCCTTCTGTGAGAAACATACACCAAGCTGGTTTAATTGTGATAATCAGTATATATCCTATGAGATTTTTAATGATCTTGTTAGCAGTGTTAGTTCAGGGAAACAGAAAGCGCATCTGTATCGAGCTTCTGAACTCCTTTACGAGCTTATGAAAAATAGCCTTGCTGAGGGTATTATACAAGATATGTCTAGAGAGAGGTTCATGGAGAAGATTCTTTCTGATGTTTCTGGTGACAAAAGTGTAGCAGAAAACTTGTTGAGGTTGGTTTCTGGTGAACGAGAAAAACTTAAAAGGATTTGGGGCTttgatgaaaataaagaaacaaattgcaCAGCACATATTTCCTCAATTATGGCAGAACCTCTTGTGCCTGCAGCACGTGAGCATAACCATAATTCAGTGGTTGAACAGATGAAACGATGTAAGTTCTGCCCAGAATCTTTCTCTGATGACCAATCACTTGGTCTGCATTGGATAAAGAGCCACAAGAAAGAAGCTCAGTGGCTGTTTAGGGGATATGCATGTGGCATATGTAAGGTCTCATTTACTAACAGAAAAGTTCTTATTGGGCATGTAGAAGAGAGACATGCTGGACAACCTGTTGACCAGAGTATACTGTTTCTTTGTATGACGTGTAATAACCATTTCAGCAGTTTTGAACAATTGTGGCTCCATGTAGTTGCAGCACATTCAGCTGATCTAAGTACACAAGATATCCAACACCATAAGCAGTCCCTCAAGTCAAGTATGCATGGCAATTTTGAAGGACAACCAAAGATGGAATGCAGCCAAAAACTGTCCCCTAAGAAACGTAAAACCTCGGAGAAACATTCTGTTGGTCAGCATCATGCTGATCGAAAATTTTTTTGCCGATTTTGTGGATTGAAGTTTGACCTGCTGCCAGATCTTGGCAGGCATCATCAAGCTGCACACATGGGTCCAAATTCCATGACCCCCTTCTCTCCAAAAAAATCTGACCATTCTATTTCATCCAGGCACAACCTCGAGAAGCATTTGCAACATAGGCTGAAGAACAGTTCTCCTGAAATCAACAGAACATCTTCATTTGGTGTAAAGGAGCCCTTGGAGAGACTGGATTTTGAGAGGTCCAAAATGTTAGGACGGCAAACTGAACTCAATGAGAGAGCAAATGTTAAGTCCATGGAAAGGTATTGTTCAGATATTGCAAAGATCTTGTTCTCTGCAGTTCAAAGAACAAAGCCCCGCCCCAGCAGCCTTGACATATTAGCAATTGCCCGGACTACATGCTGCAGAGCAAACCTTCATGCTACATTAGAAATGAAGTATGGTTCTCTGCCAGAAAAGCTATATCTCAAGGCAGCTAAGCTCTGCAGTGAATTAAACGTCCAAATTCAATGGCACCAAGATGGTTATATCTGCCCAAAGGGCTGCAAACCCCTTGCAGACCAATCAGTTTCTCTTTCACCCCTTCCCCATGATTTCTCTAAAACACCATCACTGCCCTCAGATTCATGGTTTCTTTCATCAGATGCTAATGGTACAGCGTGGGAGATGGATGAAAGCCATTGCATATTTAAAGCTGTTTCCAAGCTTAGATCTTTTAAATCCATTGTTTTATGTGAAGACTTGAGTTTTGGGAAAGAGGCAGTTCCAGTACCATGTGTGGTGGATGAATACTTAACTAATTCATtctatacatatactgatggtGTCCATAGAGGTGGTGGTCCTGACCTTTGCATGCCGTGGAAGGATTTTACTTATATTACCACAAGAATGCTGGATCCATCCCTTGGTCTTGATACAAAA AGCTCTCAACTGGGATGCACTTGTCCTGGTGGAACCTGTTCTCCTGATGTTTGTGATCATGTTTACCTTTTCAACAATGACTATGAAAATGCTGTTGATATTCATGGGAAGTCAATGCGCGGTCGATTTCCTTATGACAAAAATGGCCAGATAATTTTGGAG GAGGGGTTCCTGGTCTATGAGTGCAATTCACTCTGTAGCTGCGATATGACTTGTCAGAACAGGGTTCTGCAAAAAGGTGTGCAAGTAAAATTAGAGGTCTACAAGACAGAGAATAAG GGGTGGGCTGTTCGAGCTGGTGAGGCAATTCCCCGTGGAGCATTTGTATGTGAATACCTTGGTGAAGTTCTAGACGATCAAAATGCCAATAAAAGGGGAGAGAG TTTGTAG